A region from the Sulfurospirillum oryzae genome encodes:
- a CDS encoding branched-chain amino acid ABC transporter permease produces the protein MDIFLQQMVNGLTIGSLYALVALGYTMVYGVMRLINFAHGDLVAFSAFIGLSVYAQIFGESVTSLIAVITVFVFTAAIVAFVGVLLERLAYRPLRTAPRLSAVVSALGAGLVIQNSIMLIWGPNMKIFPSDLFPSTIWEIGGIVITFTQVMILGLSSVLMVGLYFFIHQTKIGTAIRAVAIDQDAAKLMGINVGRIIMIIFIIGSTLGAVAGLFIGTYYRGVTFDMGWMYGLNAFVAAIMGGIGNIPGAMLGGLLLGLFNAMITGYISTQWAETFTFVLLIVILVFRPTGILGETVAEKV, from the coding sequence ATGGATATTTTCTTACAACAAATGGTCAATGGCCTTACGATTGGAAGCCTCTATGCGCTTGTAGCTCTTGGGTACACAATGGTTTATGGCGTTATGCGACTGATCAACTTCGCGCACGGTGACCTCGTTGCTTTTTCAGCCTTTATAGGGCTCAGTGTTTATGCCCAAATTTTTGGAGAGAGTGTTACTTCATTGATTGCGGTCATCACAGTTTTTGTTTTTACGGCTGCTATCGTTGCTTTTGTGGGTGTGCTTCTTGAACGTCTCGCATACAGACCTTTACGAACAGCACCACGTTTAAGTGCCGTGGTTTCAGCTTTAGGCGCAGGATTGGTGATTCAAAATTCCATTATGCTCATTTGGGGACCCAATATGAAGATATTTCCTTCCGACCTTTTCCCTTCAACGATTTGGGAGATCGGTGGCATTGTCATTACCTTTACGCAAGTGATGATTTTGGGGCTTTCATCGGTTTTGATGGTAGGGCTTTACTTTTTTATTCACCAAACAAAAATTGGCACGGCTATTCGAGCCGTCGCGATTGATCAAGACGCGGCAAAGCTGATGGGCATTAATGTGGGTCGCATTATTATGATTATCTTCATCATAGGCTCAACTTTGGGAGCTGTAGCGGGGCTTTTCATAGGAACGTACTATCGAGGTGTTACGTTTGATATGGGCTGGATGTATGGACTCAATGCCTTTGTTGCGGCAATTATGGGAGGCATTGGCAATATTCCTGGTGCGATGCTTGGAGGTCTTCTTTTGGGACTTTTTAATGCCATGATTACAGGCTACATCTCAACCCAATGGGCAGAAACGTTTACATTTGTGCTTCTCATTGTGATTCTTGTCTTTAGACCAACGGGCATCCTTGGCGAAACTGTGGCGGAGAAAGTATGA
- a CDS encoding branched-chain amino acid ABC transporter permease has translation MMNKTSLIAMTLLIFMGFFPLFVDSAWLAVGTTFLVFSVVALSQDIILGRAGVFHMGHAMFFGLGAYTTAILNVHFGLPILATWAPAVLVPMLVAFILVFPIIHLRGDYLLVATIGFNIIFIQVLQNDVFGLTGGPNGLFGIDVVRVLGFDFSSQTHMYYMAFILLGITLFIMRNLDRSKFGRAMFYIHKDEIAAQSMGINVRYYKLYAFILGAGIAGAAGSMFSVQYSAVSPEAFNVTQSIMFFTIVLVGGSASLPGVLIGTFVMFVLPEMFREFETARYLVFGIAMILTMILRPRGIWPVRFGNIPSFLKKEEVK, from the coding sequence ATGATGAATAAAACCAGTCTTATAGCGATGACGCTACTTATTTTCATGGGCTTCTTCCCACTCTTTGTGGACTCTGCATGGTTGGCGGTAGGAACAACCTTTTTGGTCTTCTCTGTCGTGGCACTTTCTCAAGACATCATCTTGGGGCGCGCGGGTGTTTTTCACATGGGCCATGCGATGTTTTTTGGACTTGGAGCCTACACAACCGCTATTTTGAATGTTCACTTTGGACTTCCCATTTTAGCAACATGGGCGCCTGCGGTACTGGTTCCTATGTTGGTTGCTTTTATTTTGGTATTCCCCATCATTCATCTTCGAGGAGACTACTTATTGGTGGCAACCATTGGCTTTAACATCATCTTTATTCAAGTGTTGCAAAACGATGTTTTTGGCTTAACCGGAGGTCCAAACGGTCTCTTTGGCATTGATGTTGTAAGGGTACTTGGCTTTGACTTTTCTTCTCAAACGCACATGTATTATATGGCGTTTATCCTTTTGGGCATAACACTGTTTATCATGCGAAATTTAGATCGTAGTAAATTTGGGCGAGCGATGTTTTACATTCATAAAGATGAAATTGCCGCGCAAAGTATGGGGATCAATGTGCGTTACTACAAACTCTATGCTTTTATTTTGGGCGCAGGTATTGCAGGGGCGGCGGGTAGTATGTTTTCGGTGCAGTACTCAGCGGTCAGTCCAGAAGCGTTTAATGTCACACAGTCCATTATGTTCTTTACGATTGTTTTGGTAGGCGGTTCTGCTTCCTTGCCGGGTGTTTTAATCGGTACTTTTGTCATGTTTGTATTGCCTGAAATGTTTAGAGAGTTTGAGACAGCGCGTTACTTGGTCTTTGGTATCGCGATGATTTTGACGATGATTTTAAGACCGCGTGGTATTTGGCCTGTTCGCTTTGGTAACATTCCAAGCTTCCTTAAAAAGGAGGAGGTCAAATGA
- a CDS encoding branched-chain amino acid ABC transporter substrate-binding protein translates to MKKMFPKLTASLAVCSVLVSASIAADVIKIGVQAPITGQYANEGQSIDNGVKLIVDQYNAKGGVLGKKIEVVTCDDQGTAQQAAICAKKLVNEGVKAVIGSYTSGATEAAQTTYNRAGVLQTSDGTSDSLIAHKYWTFFRNSFPNSAEADYTAKYFVDGKQYKKIVILSDYSSYSTDLADATIKALKAKNANIIYEGKIKSGSQNFTATLTKIKSMDPDVIYFSGYYTDGGLLRAQQIQLGIKADFVGGDSNDNPDYMKLAGDSAKGTLLINVPTPDLLPYDIAKTFLVDYKAKFNMMPASIWSLMNVDGLRAILHTMEQTKSEDTKVIAENLHKLKDFPGITGPVTFREDGERIGGGYMTYEVQADKSYKIVYQ, encoded by the coding sequence ATGAAGAAAATGTTTCCAAAGTTGACTGCTTCTTTAGCAGTATGTTCGGTGCTTGTCAGTGCAAGTATTGCAGCAGATGTGATTAAAATTGGTGTTCAAGCACCCATTACGGGGCAGTATGCCAATGAAGGTCAAAGCATCGACAACGGCGTTAAGCTTATCGTTGATCAATACAATGCCAAAGGTGGCGTTTTAGGCAAAAAAATCGAAGTTGTAACGTGCGATGACCAAGGTACCGCACAACAAGCAGCGATTTGTGCGAAAAAACTGGTCAATGAAGGCGTTAAAGCGGTCATTGGTTCTTACACTTCAGGTGCAACCGAAGCGGCACAAACGACCTATAACAGAGCAGGCGTGCTTCAAACCAGCGATGGTACGAGTGACTCTTTGATCGCACACAAATACTGGACATTTTTCAGAAATTCATTCCCAAACAGTGCTGAAGCAGACTACACAGCGAAATATTTTGTGGACGGAAAACAGTACAAAAAAATCGTTATTCTCTCAGACTATTCAAGCTATTCAACTGACTTAGCCGATGCTACAATCAAAGCGCTTAAAGCTAAAAATGCCAACATCATTTATGAAGGCAAAATCAAATCAGGCTCTCAAAACTTTACAGCGACTTTGACAAAAATCAAATCAATGGATCCCGATGTTATCTATTTTAGTGGCTACTACACAGATGGTGGATTATTGCGTGCGCAACAAATTCAGCTTGGCATCAAAGCGGACTTTGTTGGTGGTGACTCCAATGACAACCCTGATTACATGAAACTAGCAGGCGATAGTGCCAAAGGAACACTCCTTATCAACGTTCCAACGCCAGATCTTTTACCGTATGACATCGCTAAAACCTTTTTAGTGGACTACAAAGCAAAATTCAACATGATGCCAGCTTCTATCTGGTCACTTATGAATGTTGATGGTCTTCGTGCGATTCTCCATACAATGGAGCAAACCAAATCAGAAGATACTAAAGTCATCGCTGAGAACTTGCACAAACTCAAAGATTTCCCAGGCATTACAGGCCCTGTGACCTTTAGAGAAGATGGTGAGCGCATTGGCGGAGGCTACATGACTTATGAAGTTCAAGCAGATAAGAGCTATAAGATCGTCTATCAATAA